A window of the Rhizobium sp. CB3090 genome harbors these coding sequences:
- a CDS encoding nucleotide disphospho-sugar-binding domain-containing protein, which produces MADPEMQHEVAAAGFDFVCWRRAPTGTDADPTCFSDMRDWFQKAVFGPAPAYAADVQDEIGRIPTDAVIAIDMLFGAVLGAEAAGVPIAMLSPHVSLRPLPGMPPATSGLAQPETPEERIAIAAANENWAGFLNEFLSLLNEARAGLGLFGLARTVDLFECVDRHLLAISRTFDFAADLLPDNVRYVGPLLEQPNWSKSLKAPWPSDADRPRVLVACSSGAQGQDDLVQRIISALGALDVYAVATIGPHVEARKLVAPANVHLLRGAPHDTVMKEVCLLITQGGHGTVSRGLINGLPQLVLPNGRDQGDNAARVVSKGAGLRLPPSASEAEIAHAVSRLLQEPRYRDAARHLGDGIRAEIAASCLVDKLEAMAANRPIVGSAT; this is translated from the coding sequence ATGGCTGATCCAGAGATGCAGCATGAAGTGGCCGCGGCGGGTTTCGATTTCGTGTGCTGGCGTCGTGCCCCGACAGGGACAGACGCGGATCCGACTTGCTTTTCAGACATGCGCGACTGGTTCCAAAAGGCGGTGTTCGGCCCTGCGCCAGCCTATGCAGCCGACGTCCAGGATGAGATCGGCCGCATACCGACGGATGCTGTCATTGCCATCGATATGTTGTTCGGTGCCGTGTTGGGCGCCGAAGCCGCTGGCGTGCCCATCGCAATGTTGTCACCCCATGTGAGCCTTCGCCCTTTGCCAGGAATGCCGCCGGCAACCAGCGGATTGGCGCAGCCGGAGACGCCAGAAGAGCGGATCGCGATCGCGGCGGCGAACGAAAATTGGGCTGGCTTCTTAAACGAATTCCTTTCGCTTCTAAACGAGGCGCGTGCCGGCCTCGGTCTGTTCGGTTTGGCCAGGACGGTGGATTTATTTGAGTGTGTCGATCGGCACTTGCTCGCGATCAGCCGGACTTTCGATTTTGCGGCCGACCTCCTACCGGACAACGTTCGTTACGTTGGGCCTCTGCTGGAGCAACCAAATTGGTCAAAGAGCTTGAAGGCACCTTGGCCTTCGGACGCCGATCGACCTCGAGTGCTCGTCGCCTGCAGCTCCGGCGCTCAGGGTCAAGACGACTTGGTCCAACGGATCATTAGCGCGTTGGGTGCGCTGGACGTGTACGCGGTTGCGACCATCGGGCCTCATGTTGAGGCGCGGAAGCTGGTTGCCCCCGCGAACGTGCATCTATTGCGCGGCGCACCGCATGACACAGTGATGAAGGAAGTCTGCCTTTTGATAACGCAGGGCGGTCACGGCACCGTCAGCCGGGGGCTGATAAACGGTCTACCGCAATTGGTGCTCCCCAACGGACGCGACCAAGGGGATAATGCTGCACGAGTTGTGTCGAAAGGAGCTGGTCTACGACTACCCCCGAGTGCTAGCGAAGCTGAGATCGCCCATGCCGTCAGTCGGCTGCTACAGGAGCCCCGCTATCGCGATGCGGCACGCCATTTGGGCGATGGCATTAGAGCTGAAATCGCCGCCTCCTGTCTCGTTGATAAATTGGAGGCTATGGCGGCAAATAGACCCATTGTCGGATCGGCGACCTGA
- a CDS encoding alpha/beta hydrolase, with amino-acid sequence MNVAELRPILMNRSGVRLAHFEAISASPLSPPIVLIHGWTGDHRIFAPQIEYFAKSRHVMAVNLRGHGDSDAPKQEYTIEGFADDVAWQCGERNLEKPLIIGHSMGGSVALELCGRHPELASGVVMIDSIVTPRWALRDRPEIGEFLDEISSSNYREVLQKNAWSMALNYDAPSRRESIHNTYIRASCEKTPQHVAYSAMRNFMLDYDASPAATRCKAPMAYIAADVPVVSAACDLDWLEARCSQLVSAKTLLAGHFNTIEVADQVNAMLDRFLAVGLRPRPTTRM; translated from the coding sequence ATGAATGTAGCCGAATTGAGACCCATCCTGATGAACCGCAGCGGGGTGCGCCTTGCGCACTTCGAAGCAATATCGGCTTCGCCCCTAAGTCCCCCGATCGTCCTCATTCACGGCTGGACCGGCGATCACAGGATATTCGCGCCGCAGATCGAATATTTCGCTAAAAGTCGGCACGTCATGGCGGTAAACCTCCGCGGTCACGGAGACAGCGATGCCCCGAAGCAGGAGTACACGATCGAGGGGTTTGCTGACGACGTAGCGTGGCAATGCGGCGAGCGGAACCTGGAGAAACCGCTGATTATCGGGCACAGCATGGGTGGGTCGGTCGCACTCGAGCTATGCGGCCGCCATCCGGAGCTCGCCTCGGGCGTGGTGATGATCGATTCTATCGTCACGCCCCGGTGGGCGCTACGCGACAGACCTGAAATTGGCGAGTTCCTGGATGAAATTTCGAGCTCAAACTATCGGGAGGTATTGCAGAAAAACGCATGGTCGATGGCCCTCAACTACGACGCTCCTTCCAGGCGCGAGAGTATCCACAACACTTACATCCGCGCCTCGTGCGAGAAGACACCGCAGCATGTGGCCTATTCTGCAATGCGCAATTTCATGCTCGACTATGATGCGTCTCCTGCGGCAACGCGTTGCAAGGCCCCGATGGCCTACATCGCTGCCGATGTCCCGGTGGTGAGCGCTGCATGTGATCTCGACTGGCTAGAGGCTCGCTGTTCCCAGCTTGTTTCGGCCAAGACGCTGTTGGCTGGCCATTTCAACACCATCGAGGTAGCTGACCAGGTCAATGCAATGCTTGACCGCTTCTTAGCAGTCGGCCTTAGGCCGCGCCCCACCACCCGGATGTAA
- a CDS encoding prolyl oligopeptidase family serine peptidase, whose product MRGTFLSRLVMAAALAMAFTVAASAKTPMTTVAKPIGSNPNSAPKEAADPRAYLNEIDGDKAMVWVKAHNQSTVDKLSKDPRYGEYQADILTMLHATDRIVIPGFAHSGMIDNFWQDGVHVQGLWRRTNWEAYRSGSPPWHVILDVDALSKLENKIWVLRSQNCMPPVGNFCLLSLSDGGKDADVVREFDVANGEFVKEGFVLPEGKQSATWVDENTIYVTREWTPGEVTTSGYGYVTKVLKRGQSLDQAVEIFRGNKKDVSSGRNVLRDIDGKYVMDFSYRSLDSFNTELAFYPNGHTDKHKIFLPLPTTAAFGGYYKGQAIYQLKSDWASAEGTLFHNGAIIAFDLRAALADPARVEPLVLFMPNEHQSVQGITQTKNRLVVSIQSDVSSEVSSFDFGKNGWSSFKLGLPENSTLSVISSDNESDHLFILSEGFLEPSTLFYADAASGNVEKLKSSPKRFDAEDLQVQQFWATSQDGTKVPYFLVTRKDVKLDGTNPTILYAYGGFEISMRPFYLASLGKLWLEKGGAFALANIRGGGEFGPKWHEAGLKTNRQRVYDDFQAAAQDLIAKKVTSPPHLGIMGGSNGGLLMGVQLTERPDLWNAAVVQVPLLDMVNFTHMSAGASWQGEYGNPDDPVEGAFLRSISPYHNVRAGVAYPEPFFETSTKDDRVGPVHARKMAALFEDMGLPFYYYENIEGGHAAAANLLESARLHALEYTYMSQKLMDN is encoded by the coding sequence ATGCGCGGTACGTTTCTGAGTAGATTGGTTATGGCTGCGGCTTTGGCGATGGCATTCACCGTGGCGGCTTCTGCCAAGACCCCGATGACCACTGTTGCCAAGCCGATCGGTTCTAACCCCAACAGCGCTCCCAAGGAGGCCGCCGACCCTCGAGCCTATCTGAATGAGATCGACGGCGATAAGGCGATGGTCTGGGTCAAGGCGCATAACCAATCAACCGTCGACAAACTGTCGAAGGATCCACGCTATGGCGAATATCAGGCTGACATTCTGACGATGCTGCACGCCACAGATCGCATTGTTATACCCGGCTTCGCGCATAGCGGCATGATCGACAACTTTTGGCAGGACGGCGTGCACGTGCAGGGACTCTGGCGGCGTACCAATTGGGAAGCCTACAGGTCTGGAAGCCCGCCATGGCACGTCATTCTCGATGTCGATGCGCTATCGAAACTCGAGAACAAGATCTGGGTGCTCAGAAGTCAGAACTGCATGCCGCCCGTCGGCAATTTTTGCCTGCTTAGCTTGTCTGATGGCGGCAAGGATGCAGATGTGGTGCGCGAATTCGACGTTGCCAACGGCGAGTTCGTTAAGGAAGGCTTCGTCCTGCCCGAGGGCAAGCAGTCGGCGACTTGGGTGGACGAGAACACCATCTACGTGACCCGGGAGTGGACGCCGGGCGAAGTGACGACTTCCGGTTACGGCTACGTCACCAAGGTGCTGAAGCGCGGCCAAAGCCTCGATCAGGCGGTCGAGATTTTTCGCGGCAACAAGAAAGATGTCTCGTCTGGACGCAATGTGCTGCGGGACATCGATGGCAAGTATGTGATGGACTTCTCATATCGCAGCCTCGACTCCTTCAACACGGAATTAGCCTTTTACCCAAACGGTCACACCGATAAACACAAGATCTTTCTGCCACTCCCGACCACCGCCGCTTTTGGCGGCTATTACAAAGGCCAAGCAATCTATCAGTTGAAGTCGGACTGGGCTTCGGCCGAGGGCACCCTCTTCCACAACGGCGCGATTATCGCTTTCGATCTCCGCGCGGCGCTCGCCGATCCGGCGCGCGTCGAACCACTTGTGCTGTTCATGCCGAATGAGCACCAGTCTGTCCAAGGAATTACCCAGACCAAGAACCGCCTCGTGGTGTCGATCCAGTCGGATGTCAGCAGCGAGGTAAGCAGCTTCGATTTCGGCAAGAATGGCTGGTCATCCTTTAAGTTGGGCCTGCCGGAAAATTCGACCCTGTCCGTGATTTCCAGCGACAATGAGAGCGATCACCTGTTCATATTGTCGGAAGGTTTCCTCGAACCCTCCACTCTTTTTTACGCCGATGCTGCAAGCGGCAACGTCGAGAAGCTCAAGTCGAGCCCGAAACGCTTCGATGCTGAAGACTTGCAGGTACAGCAGTTCTGGGCGACCTCACAGGATGGAACGAAGGTTCCGTACTTCCTTGTGACGCGCAAGGACGTTAAGCTCGACGGCACGAATCCGACCATCCTTTATGCCTATGGTGGTTTCGAAATTTCAATGCGCCCTTTCTATTTGGCATCGCTCGGGAAGCTGTGGCTGGAAAAGGGCGGTGCTTTCGCGCTGGCCAATATACGAGGGGGCGGCGAATTCGGACCGAAATGGCACGAGGCCGGTTTAAAAACCAATCGCCAGCGTGTCTATGACGACTTCCAGGCTGCAGCGCAGGACCTAATCGCGAAGAAGGTCACCTCGCCACCGCATCTTGGGATCATGGGTGGTTCGAACGGCGGCCTGCTGATGGGCGTGCAACTGACCGAGCGGCCCGATCTATGGAATGCGGCCGTGGTCCAGGTCCCGCTTCTCGACATGGTCAATTTCACCCACATGTCGGCAGGAGCCTCTTGGCAGGGAGAGTATGGCAATCCGGACGATCCGGTCGAAGGCGCCTTCCTGCGCTCGATCTCGCCTTATCATAACGTCAGGGCGGGTGTGGCCTATCCGGAACCTTTCTTCGAAACCTCGACTAAAGATGACCGCGTCGGTCCAGTGCACGCGCGCAAAATGGCCGCCCTGTTCGAAGATATGGGTCTGCCTTTCTATTATTATGAAAACATCGAGGGCGGCCACGCCGCGGCCGCCAATCTGCTGGAAAGCGCGCGTCTCCACGCACTCGAATACACCTATATGTCTCAAAAGCTCATGGACAATTAG
- a CDS encoding DoxX family protein produces the protein MEVVSKRARTALAVLRIVTALLLIEHGALKLVGVPAFGMGGAGDGGNLSTLMLIFGLREVFGGLAVLTGLLTRPVAFLLSAQMALGYWTSHFSGKGVFPMLVDGDDTILFCFIFLYLAFTGPGAWSVDAWMKRI, from the coding sequence TTGGAGGTTGTTTCAAAACGCGCGCGGACGGCACTTGCTGTCCTCAGAATCGTTACCGCGCTGCTGCTCATTGAACACGGCGCCCTAAAGCTGGTCGGCGTCCCCGCATTTGGCATGGGCGGAGCAGGGGACGGAGGTAATTTATCCACTCTGATGCTGATTTTTGGCCTTCGGGAGGTATTCGGTGGCCTGGCTGTGCTGACTGGCCTCCTGACCAGACCGGTCGCGTTCCTTTTGTCAGCGCAAATGGCCCTCGGCTACTGGACCAGCCATTTCTCGGGCAAGGGCGTCTTTCCCATGCTTGTCGACGGCGATGATACGATCCTGTTTTGCTTCATATTCCTCTATCTGGCGTTTACAGGACCCGGGGCGTGGAGTGTTGACGCATGGATGAAACGAATATGA
- a CDS encoding AraC family transcriptional regulator gives MMENSANAVFRYRGSTFDSMIETLTGVFGTFDAELVSRSQDFHWGIDLSACESAVLITGAHQDGFQFRAEWCSGATEHLSIVVPRSGGMGVTYGSRTAEAGQGKLLLYRNFEPDGIVMHGQSNLIDELVLDWSLFQRTIGETFDLPFNGSLDLLPELDLSTSVGRTIGNLTETIIDGIRDNGPLLQSPIAIAHITQALADVVIRMVPHRLLHLLDKQPNMIAPRHVRRGIEFMRANINEPITMPMVAEAAGVSTRALEAGFRAFKDTTPAVYLQMLRLRAAREDLLDPENRMLLKDICLKWGFFQFGRFSAVYRAHYGENPSETRKRACGLRYFRAS, from the coding sequence ATAATGGAAAACAGCGCCAATGCCGTTTTTCGATATCGCGGCTCTACGTTCGATAGCATGATCGAAACCCTTACGGGAGTATTCGGCACATTCGACGCTGAGCTCGTCAGTCGCTCCCAAGACTTCCATTGGGGGATTGATCTTTCGGCTTGTGAAAGCGCCGTATTGATTACCGGCGCCCATCAGGATGGATTTCAGTTCCGCGCGGAATGGTGTTCTGGTGCAACGGAGCATCTATCGATCGTAGTGCCGCGCAGCGGCGGCATGGGGGTTACATACGGTTCGCGCACCGCCGAGGCTGGACAGGGAAAACTTCTTCTTTATAGGAATTTCGAGCCTGACGGCATCGTAATGCACGGGCAATCCAATCTGATAGATGAGTTGGTGCTTGATTGGTCCTTATTCCAACGGACTATCGGCGAAACTTTCGACTTGCCGTTCAATGGCTCCCTCGACCTCTTGCCTGAGCTGGATCTGTCCACGTCAGTTGGCCGGACGATCGGCAATCTCACGGAAACAATCATCGACGGAATACGCGATAATGGTCCGCTTTTGCAGTCTCCTATAGCGATAGCACATATCACGCAGGCGCTCGCCGATGTGGTAATAAGGATGGTGCCTCATCGGCTATTGCATCTGCTGGATAAGCAACCCAACATGATCGCTCCAAGGCATGTTCGACGTGGGATCGAGTTCATGCGCGCCAATATCAATGAGCCGATTACAATGCCGATGGTGGCGGAAGCAGCGGGTGTTTCCACCCGAGCACTCGAAGCTGGTTTCCGCGCTTTTAAGGACACGACACCCGCAGTATATCTACAGATGCTTCGATTGCGGGCAGCACGGGAGGACCTGCTAGATCCAGAGAACCGTATGCTTTTGAAAGATATCTGCCTGAAATGGGGATTCTTTCAGTTCGGGAGGTTTTCCGCAGTTTATCGGGCGCACTATGGAGAAAATCCGTCTGAAACAAGAAAGCGCGCTTGTGGGTTGCGTTATTTTAGAGCCTCCTGA
- a CDS encoding sterol desaturase family protein: MHVLDFEEMAQFFVKSFTLVAIFATICVVLEVIFPAYRYSFASYVRGVRNWIIRIGCGAVIWHLYAVGLKLLGIKPLLTVDFGALLHSNNPIINTGLAILSGVLVAIAGDFFYYWMHRAQHAVPFLWRLHATHHSIRELSAWNCNHHLTEPFVYALFVTLPLTLINFESGVVPVVAMTLITFQAHLSHSSTRVNLGPFRYIIGDNKFHRIHHSMEPHHRHRNYGFFTTVWDTVFRTAYWPKKEEWPQVGLRDQPEPLTVRDYFMFPFDKRRWIRAKVGNGRPGVEAGGLNAAERDGPVRPDSSSAA; encoded by the coding sequence ATGCACGTTCTCGATTTTGAGGAGATGGCCCAGTTCTTCGTGAAATCGTTCACGCTAGTTGCGATATTCGCTACCATATGCGTCGTACTCGAAGTGATCTTTCCGGCTTATCGATATAGTTTTGCCTCGTACGTTCGCGGCGTGCGGAATTGGATTATTCGCATTGGATGCGGCGCCGTAATATGGCACTTGTACGCGGTGGGTTTGAAATTGTTAGGGATTAAGCCGCTCCTGACGGTCGATTTTGGTGCCTTGCTTCACTCTAACAATCCAATCATTAACACGGGCCTCGCCATCCTTTCAGGTGTGCTCGTCGCAATAGCCGGTGACTTCTTTTATTACTGGATGCATCGCGCTCAACATGCCGTTCCGTTTCTGTGGCGCCTGCATGCTACCCATCACTCAATTCGTGAACTGTCGGCGTGGAATTGCAACCATCATCTTACCGAGCCATTTGTATACGCATTGTTTGTCACCCTACCGCTTACGCTGATTAACTTTGAATCAGGCGTCGTGCCCGTCGTTGCCATGACGCTGATTACCTTTCAGGCCCACCTTTCTCACTCCAGCACACGTGTCAACCTTGGGCCGTTCCGATACATTATCGGCGACAACAAATTCCACCGCATCCACCACTCGATGGAACCGCATCATCGGCATCGAAACTATGGGTTCTTTACCACCGTATGGGACACGGTTTTCCGCACGGCATATTGGCCAAAAAAGGAGGAGTGGCCGCAAGTTGGTCTCCGAGATCAGCCTGAACCGCTCACTGTACGTGACTATTTTATGTTTCCGTTTGATAAGCGACGTTGGATCAGAGCTAAGGTTGGAAATGGTAGGCCGGGAGTTGAGGCTGGCGGATTGAACGCAGCGGAAAGAGATGGACCTGTTCGTCCGGATAGCAGTTCCGCAGCTTAA
- a CDS encoding LysR family transcriptional regulator, whose protein sequence is MRFNGLDLNLLVALDALMSERNLTAAARSINLSQPAMSAAVARLRTYFEDELFTMAGREFIPTRRAEGIAPAVREALLQIQLSIISREPFDPARSDRRFKIVLSDYVTLVFFERIAERVAREAPGISFEFLPPGDDNEDLLRRGDVDLFILPELFMSNAHPQARLFDDVHVCVGCTSNKQLEEPLTFERYMSMGHVVAKFYTRRPGLEESCLLEYGRERRIDVVLHGFSMIPSMVLGNERIGTMPLRLAQHFARTMPLRILELPLPRHLPFTEAVQWHELHDSDPGSVWMREMLFEEAARMGSPIGMTAPLSNPNQHERCPAHL, encoded by the coding sequence ATGCGGTTCAATGGCCTTGACCTAAATCTCCTAGTCGCGCTCGACGCCCTGATGAGCGAGCGTAATTTGACGGCGGCGGCGCGCAGCATCAACCTGAGCCAACCGGCCATGAGCGCTGCCGTCGCCCGATTGCGCACCTATTTCGAAGATGAGCTATTTACGATGGCCGGCCGCGAATTTATCCCCACCCGGCGGGCGGAAGGTATCGCGCCCGCGGTGCGCGAGGCTCTGCTGCAGATTCAGCTCTCCATTATTTCCAGGGAGCCGTTTGACCCGGCTCGGTCGGATCGCCGCTTCAAAATTGTGCTTTCCGATTACGTCACACTCGTGTTTTTCGAAAGGATTGCGGAGCGTGTCGCGCGAGAAGCTCCCGGCATCAGCTTCGAATTTCTTCCCCCCGGCGATGACAATGAGGACCTTCTTCGGCGCGGCGACGTCGATCTTTTCATTCTGCCGGAATTATTTATGTCAAACGCCCATCCCCAAGCGAGACTGTTCGATGATGTCCATGTGTGCGTAGGCTGCACCTCGAACAAGCAACTGGAAGAGCCACTCACATTCGAGAGATACATGTCGATGGGGCACGTTGTGGCCAAGTTCTATACACGGAGGCCCGGCCTCGAGGAATCGTGCCTGCTTGAGTACGGTCGCGAGAGACGTATCGACGTCGTCCTACATGGCTTCAGCATGATTCCATCCATGGTTTTAGGCAACGAGCGCATAGGAACCATGCCCTTGCGGCTCGCGCAGCATTTCGCAAGAACAATGCCGCTGCGCATCCTCGAGCTTCCGCTGCCACGCCACCTTCCGTTCACTGAAGCCGTTCAATGGCATGAACTGCACGATAGTGATCCGGGAAGCGTCTGGATGCGCGAAATGCTGTTTGAGGAGGCGGCCCGTATGGGTTCGCCAATTGGCATGACCGCGCCCCTCAGCAACCCAAACCAACACGAACGTTGTCCGGCGCACCTGTGA
- a CDS encoding DUF4168 domain-containing protein codes for MIDRHISAASLTVAVLGLIFLSNPALAQQAAQPAQAQPNGNGVAAAISDEKIEAFTVAYLQVDKIRQEYATKIEAAADETAKQELRSEARKQMIQAVQTSPNISVDEYNAILAAAQKDPVLVKKVQEKLQKPAPAQQ; via the coding sequence ATGATCGATCGTCACATCTCTGCCGCCTCATTGACAGTTGCAGTTTTGGGCTTGATATTTCTCAGCAATCCTGCGTTGGCGCAGCAAGCGGCGCAACCCGCCCAAGCACAACCAAATGGCAATGGTGTGGCTGCGGCCATTAGTGACGAAAAGATCGAAGCTTTTACCGTCGCGTATCTCCAGGTCGACAAGATCAGGCAGGAGTACGCGACCAAGATCGAGGCGGCGGCGGATGAGACAGCGAAGCAAGAGCTACGGAGCGAGGCGCGGAAACAGATGATACAAGCCGTTCAGACCTCTCCCAATATTTCGGTGGACGAATACAACGCAATTCTGGCGGCTGCACAGAAGGATCCTGTTCTCGTTAAGAAAGTTCAGGAGAAACTGCAGAAACCCGCGCCCGCACAGCAGTGA
- a CDS encoding LLM class flavin-dependent oxidoreductase gives MGNAVPSNLTFGIFDHLDDNGCDIAQQYSDRLRLAEACDGLGFYAYHLAEHHCTPHGRGPSPNLFLSSVAQRTRWIRIGPLVMLLPLYHPLRAFEEICMLDQLSGGRVEVGIGRGSLPIELSYFGMCADAAPGCYAEASEILVNAMRGGTLSHKGQHFELSSIPLTLRPHQRPHPPMWIATGRPESARWAAANGANIACLGPSSSVRRITDAFRAHRKENTGEDDQSSFRGLLRMIVIGRSDRDACVLAASAYEHWLTSFKFLYELNDLQTPPNLPLTFDEAVENELCVAGSAASVRQTLQNQIEEAGANYLLCQLAFGTLPLDASLYTAATIQSEFMTRLD, from the coding sequence ATGGGAAATGCCGTTCCTTCTAATCTGACCTTCGGCATCTTCGATCATCTGGACGACAACGGCTGCGACATAGCCCAGCAATACTCAGATCGCCTAAGGTTAGCCGAAGCGTGCGACGGCCTTGGTTTTTATGCTTATCACCTTGCTGAGCACCACTGTACTCCGCATGGGAGAGGGCCATCGCCAAATTTGTTTTTATCGAGCGTCGCACAGCGTACGCGTTGGATTCGCATCGGGCCACTCGTCATGCTGCTGCCCCTTTATCATCCGCTGCGGGCTTTTGAAGAAATCTGTATGCTGGACCAATTGAGCGGCGGCAGAGTTGAGGTCGGGATTGGACGCGGTTCTCTCCCGATCGAATTGAGTTATTTCGGGATGTGTGCTGACGCGGCACCAGGCTGCTATGCGGAAGCCAGTGAAATTCTTGTTAATGCAATGAGAGGCGGCACGCTATCCCATAAGGGCCAGCATTTTGAGCTGAGCAGCATACCACTGACACTAAGACCTCATCAAAGGCCGCATCCACCGATGTGGATTGCCACAGGTAGACCCGAGTCGGCCCGCTGGGCCGCGGCGAATGGCGCAAACATCGCGTGCCTTGGACCGTCTTCTTCTGTCCGCAGAATTACTGATGCCTTCCGCGCCCATCGAAAAGAGAACACGGGCGAAGATGATCAATCATCATTTCGTGGATTGCTTCGCATGATCGTGATTGGGCGTTCTGATCGCGATGCCTGTGTGCTCGCAGCGTCGGCCTACGAACACTGGCTCACCAGCTTTAAATTTCTTTACGAGCTAAATGACCTGCAGACTCCACCAAACCTGCCGCTGACTTTCGACGAGGCAGTTGAGAATGAGTTATGCGTCGCAGGGTCGGCGGCGTCGGTGAGGCAAACGTTACAGAACCAGATAGAAGAGGCAGGCGCCAACTACCTTCTTTGTCAACTTGCATTTGGGACCCTGCCGCTGGACGCTTCCCTTTACACCGCAGCCACCATTCAATCCGAATTTATGACTCGTCTTGACTGA
- a CDS encoding histidinol-phosphate transaminase, protein MSDAKLQGVLSALSQTVKQLDAIPSKQPAPEANCIKLDTNENPFPLPMLVMRSAIAALKRHYLYPEDDNRCLREAAAHAYGLSCDQVIAGNGSSELLGLIYRAFLAPGDSVAMMSPGFSFNRKLAMLQGARFLEIGWGKSYSLPTEQLLLGPAKDAKFILLANPNNPSGTFVPIAEIDRLAAQSDRLIVLDEAYVDFAPDDALRLINRHSNLLVLRTFSKSYAAAGIRIGFGLGHPELVGRLRNSQNLFNMNLIAHAIGASILSHRAAYAENHKHIKDERHRTTATLSKLGFSVTPSHANFLLARVPAGQNGTWWQASLRRQKILVAVFPDDGLENYIRVSIGSKTQMDAFLSAAADISESLKMQPVKHG, encoded by the coding sequence ATGTCTGATGCAAAACTGCAAGGCGTGCTTTCCGCTCTTTCGCAGACGGTGAAACAGCTAGACGCTATTCCGTCCAAACAGCCGGCTCCGGAGGCCAATTGCATTAAGCTGGACACGAATGAGAATCCATTTCCGTTGCCAATGCTGGTGATGCGAAGCGCGATTGCCGCGCTCAAACGGCATTATCTTTATCCCGAAGATGATAACCGCTGCTTGCGGGAAGCGGCCGCCCATGCGTATGGCCTCTCCTGCGATCAGGTGATCGCCGGCAATGGATCGTCGGAACTGCTGGGGCTCATCTACAGGGCTTTCCTTGCCCCGGGTGACAGCGTGGCGATGATGTCGCCAGGTTTTTCGTTCAATCGCAAACTGGCCATGTTACAGGGTGCTCGATTTCTCGAAATCGGATGGGGCAAATCTTATTCGTTGCCCACAGAGCAGTTGCTTCTCGGTCCCGCAAAGGATGCAAAGTTCATCCTGCTGGCCAATCCGAATAACCCGAGCGGAACCTTTGTACCGATAGCCGAGATCGACAGGCTCGCCGCGCAATCCGACCGATTGATAGTGTTGGATGAGGCGTATGTCGATTTTGCGCCCGACGATGCTCTACGACTTATTAATCGCCATTCGAACCTGCTGGTCTTAAGAACATTTTCTAAAAGCTACGCCGCCGCCGGTATTCGCATTGGTTTCGGCTTGGGTCATCCTGAACTTGTCGGAAGGTTACGCAATAGCCAAAATCTCTTCAATATGAACCTTATCGCCCACGCGATCGGTGCTAGTATCCTCTCGCACCGCGCCGCCTACGCCGAGAACCACAAACATATCAAAGATGAAAGACACCGAACGACGGCTACCCTCTCTAAACTTGGATTTTCGGTGACCCCCTCTCATGCCAATTTCCTACTTGCTCGCGTACCAGCTGGGCAAAACGGCACATGGTGGCAAGCATCGTTGAGAAGACAGAAGATACTTGTGGCCGTCTTTCCCGATGACGGCTTGGAAAATTATATTCGCGTAAGCATCGGTTCAAAAACCCAAATGGATGCATTCCTTTCAGCCGCCGCTGACATTTCTGAAAGCCTGAAGATGCAGCCGGTCAAGCACGGCTAA